Proteins from a single region of Chryseobacterium sp. T16E-39:
- a CDS encoding AAA family ATPase, whose protein sequence is MENLENENVENQSSINLDKKENDFQSRIDMIELRVSLEKVKSEIAKVIVGQESMVEHLLAALLSNGHVLIEGVPGVAKTITAKLLAKTIDVDFSRIQFTPDLMPSDILGTSVFSMKNSEFEFKKGPIFSNFILIDEINRSPAKTQAALFEVMEERQVTMDGTRYTMEEPFLVVATQNPIEHEGTYRLPEAQLDRFLFKINVGYPNLQQEILIIKNQHESRTEDKTEAVGRVITAQQLKNYQQLVKEIIVEAQLMEYIAKIIVNTRENQFLYLGASPRASLALLTASKAFAALRGRDFVTPEDIKEASYAVLRHRVIVSPEREMEGLSADEIIRQILEGIEIPR, encoded by the coding sequence ATGGAAAACCTTGAAAATGAAAATGTAGAAAATCAAAGTTCTATCAATTTAGATAAGAAAGAAAATGATTTTCAATCTAGGATCGATATGATTGAACTTCGGGTAAGTCTGGAAAAAGTAAAAAGTGAAATTGCAAAGGTGATTGTCGGACAGGAGAGTATGGTTGAACATCTTTTAGCGGCACTGTTATCGAATGGTCATGTTCTTATTGAAGGGGTTCCGGGAGTAGCTAAAACGATTACCGCTAAATTGTTAGCTAAAACAATTGATGTAGACTTTAGCAGAATTCAGTTTACACCTGATCTAATGCCTTCGGATATTCTGGGGACATCAGTATTCAGTATGAAAAATTCAGAATTTGAATTTAAAAAAGGCCCTATTTTTTCCAATTTTATTTTAATTGATGAGATCAACAGGTCTCCAGCAAAAACCCAGGCAGCCTTGTTTGAGGTAATGGAAGAGAGACAGGTGACGATGGATGGAACCCGGTACACAATGGAAGAGCCTTTTTTAGTTGTGGCCACACAGAATCCTATCGAACATGAAGGGACATACCGTCTTCCGGAAGCTCAATTAGACAGGTTCTTATTTAAAATAAATGTAGGCTATCCTAATTTGCAGCAGGAAATTTTAATTATAAAAAATCAGCACGAAAGCAGAACAGAAGATAAAACTGAAGCCGTGGGACGTGTTATTACCGCTCAACAATTAAAAAACTATCAACAGCTGGTAAAAGAAATCATTGTTGAAGCTCAGCTAATGGAATATATTGCTAAAATCATTGTCAATACACGGGAGAACCAATTTTTATATTTGGGGGCTTCACCAAGGGCCAGTTTAGCTTTACTGACTGCTTCAAAAGCTTTCGCTGCTTTAAGAGGAAGAGATTTTGTAACTCCGGAGGATATCAAAGAAGCAAGTTACGCAGTATTAAGACACAGAGTAATAGTTTCGCCTGAAAGAGAAATGGAAGGATTAAGTGCCGATGAAATTATAAGACAAATTTTAGAGGGAATAGAAATACCGAGATAG
- a CDS encoding DUF58 domain-containing protein produces the protein MKNLYINNRFFFTLIGVGILYVLSFFFPFFMYIAHAVLLLCFLAAMVDYLLLFNQKDGILAQRILPEKLSNGDENPIKVDIRNNYGFKIQTKIIDEIPFQFQKRDFLIQKEIGSGRNTYFQYILEPKERGEYNFGSLNIYAASPIGFVSKRFNFQKDANLAAYPSFIHLRKYELMALQSEFLLGGIKKIRKLGHTMEFEQIKDYVPGDDIRTINWKATSKTNRLMVNQFQDEKSQRIFMLIDTGRTMKMPFKELSLLDYSINATMALAHIILKKGDRAGMMTFSKKTENKIAAENKSGQLKKISESLYNIKTNFFESDFNRLYQDVKYSINQRSLILLFTNFETLDGLNRQLKYLRGIAKNHLLVVVFFKNSELQTLIHKNPESMQEIYDEVIAEKFEFEKKLIIQELKKYGIYTVYTLPENLNIDVINKYLEIKARGIL, from the coding sequence ATGAAAAACTTATACATCAATAACCGGTTTTTTTTCACACTGATAGGAGTGGGGATACTTTATGTCTTATCATTTTTCTTTCCATTCTTTATGTATATTGCTCATGCTGTGTTATTGCTGTGCTTTTTAGCAGCAATGGTGGATTATCTTTTGCTTTTTAATCAAAAAGATGGAATCTTAGCACAGAGAATTTTACCTGAAAAATTATCCAATGGGGACGAAAATCCGATAAAAGTTGATATTAGAAATAATTACGGATTTAAAATCCAAACTAAAATTATTGATGAAATCCCTTTTCAGTTTCAGAAAAGAGACTTTTTAATTCAGAAAGAAATTGGGTCAGGGAGAAATACTTACTTCCAATATATTTTAGAACCGAAAGAGAGGGGTGAATATAATTTTGGAAGCTTAAATATCTACGCTGCTTCACCTATCGGTTTTGTTTCAAAAAGGTTTAACTTTCAGAAAGATGCTAATTTAGCTGCCTATCCTTCCTTTATCCATCTCCGAAAATATGAGCTAATGGCTTTGCAAAGTGAATTTTTACTCGGGGGAATCAAAAAGATAAGAAAACTTGGTCATACCATGGAGTTTGAGCAGATCAAAGATTATGTTCCAGGGGATGATATACGGACAATTAACTGGAAGGCAACGTCAAAAACCAATCGCTTAATGGTGAATCAGTTTCAGGATGAAAAATCCCAGCGGATTTTTATGTTGATTGATACCGGGAGGACAATGAAAATGCCATTTAAGGAATTGAGTCTGCTTGATTATTCTATTAACGCAACCATGGCTTTAGCACATATTATACTTAAAAAAGGAGACAGGGCCGGAATGATGACTTTCTCTAAGAAAACGGAAAATAAAATTGCCGCTGAAAATAAATCGGGGCAGTTAAAGAAAATTTCTGAATCTCTCTATAATATCAAAACCAATTTTTTTGAAAGTGATTTTAACCGGCTTTACCAGGATGTAAAATACTCCATCAACCAGAGGAGTCTGATTCTGCTTTTTACGAATTTTGAAACTTTGGATGGGCTAAACAGGCAATTGAAGTACCTTCGTGGCATTGCAAAAAACCATTTATTGGTAGTTGTATTTTTTAAAAATTCAGAGCTCCAGACTTTAATTCATAAAAATCCTGAGAGTATGCAGGAAATCTATGACGAGGTTATTGCTGAGAAATTTGAATTTGAAAAGAAACTGATCATTCAGGAACTTAAAAAATATGGGATTTATACAGTATATACCCTTCCGGAAAATTTAAATATCGATGTTATCAATAAGTATCTCGAAATAAAAGCGAGAGGAATTTTATAA
- a CDS encoding OsmC family protein translates to MKITLNRINDDFLFECTNSQGNSILLDNTSEPGAKGVSPMESVLMAVAGCSGIDVVSILKKQRQEITGFKAEVEGDRVPVGDAKPFKAIMVKFFLEGNIDPSKAQKAAQLSFEKYCSVSKTLEPNVEIGYEVFVNGEKI, encoded by the coding sequence ATGAAAATAACACTCAATAGAATAAACGATGATTTTTTATTCGAATGTACCAATTCTCAAGGAAATTCTATCCTTTTAGATAATACATCAGAACCAGGAGCTAAGGGAGTTTCCCCTATGGAAAGTGTTTTAATGGCAGTGGCAGGATGTAGCGGAATAGATGTCGTTTCCATACTGAAAAAGCAAAGACAGGAAATTACAGGTTTCAAGGCTGAAGTAGAGGGCGATAGAGTGCCGGTAGGAGATGCTAAACCATTTAAAGCGATAATGGTTAAATTCTTTTTAGAAGGAAATATAGATCCTAGTAAAGCTCAAAAAGCGGCCCAGTTATCATTTGAAAAATATTGCTCGGTTTCTAAAACATTAGAACCTAATGTAGAAATTGGGTATGAAGTTTTTGTAAATGGGGAAAAAATATAG
- a CDS encoding MGH1-like glycoside hydrolase domain-containing protein — MSAEKQRLQDTKWKNWGPYVSNRQWGNVREDYSPNGNAWNFTNHDKAESYAYRWGEEGIAGISDAKQLFCFALSFWNGKDKMIKERFFGLSNPQGNHGEDIKEIFYYLDNTPTHSYMKMVYKYPINEFPYDHLLSENGRRSKKEAEYEIIDTGIFDNNEYFDIFIEYCKVEADDFLLRVTICNRSQQDAPIVVAPTAWFRNNWKWGYNTYKGQLHASYEGCIDINHDSISIKKFYSRNTNAKSMFCDNETNTPKLYGAPLTENTYFKDGINDHIIHGSNSINPEKRGSKASFIIDEVVGGGQSKTFDFRLSPHEMDEPFFQFDEIFTTRIAEANEFYNEVQHDVTNEDERNVQRQAFAGLLWNKQFYHYNVGKWLKGDPNFDAPRDFNHYVRNTEWNHMHNKDIISMPDKWEYPWYATWDLAFHCVPYALIDAQFAKNQLLLLTKEWYMHPNGQLPAYEWNLSDVNPPVHAWSCFRVFKIDEKTNGKPDLLFLEKVFQKLLLNFTWWVNRKDKNGKNIFGGGFLGLDNIGAFDRNMELKDGEHLEQADGTSWMAMYALNMMRIAMELAQYYQVYEDMAIKFFEHYLYIAEAMENMGDGKEGLWNEEDGFFYDVLQLADGESVTLRLRSIVGLIPLFAVEIIDHSLLEKMPNFKIRMEWVLKNKPELTKLVSHWDEEGHGRKHLMSILRKNRLSKVLTRMLDEKEFLSSYGIRAMSKVYEENPFVFSVHGTENIVYYTPAESDSRMFGGNSNWRGPIWFPINFLIVESLQRFHFYYGNSLKVELPTGSGDKRNLDEVAQNISNRLCSIFLKDENGQRAFNGGNNKFNYDEHFKDYITFYEYFHGDNGRGVGASHQTGWTATVAKLIKPR; from the coding sequence ATGTCTGCAGAAAAACAAAGATTACAAGATACAAAATGGAAAAATTGGGGGCCCTATGTAAGCAATAGGCAGTGGGGAAATGTTCGCGAAGATTACAGTCCCAATGGCAATGCCTGGAATTTCACCAACCATGATAAAGCAGAAAGCTACGCTTACCGTTGGGGAGAAGAAGGAATAGCTGGAATATCAGATGCTAAACAGCTTTTTTGTTTTGCTCTTTCATTTTGGAACGGAAAGGATAAAATGATCAAAGAACGTTTTTTCGGATTGAGCAACCCTCAGGGTAATCATGGCGAAGACATTAAAGAGATCTTTTATTATCTGGATAATACCCCTACCCATAGTTATATGAAGATGGTATACAAATATCCCATCAACGAATTCCCTTACGACCACCTGCTATCTGAAAATGGAAGACGCAGTAAAAAAGAAGCAGAATATGAAATTATTGACACCGGGATTTTCGATAATAATGAATACTTCGATATTTTTATTGAGTACTGTAAAGTGGAGGCCGATGATTTTCTGTTAAGGGTAACAATCTGCAACAGAAGCCAGCAAGATGCACCTATTGTTGTTGCACCTACTGCGTGGTTTAGAAACAACTGGAAATGGGGCTATAATACTTATAAGGGGCAACTTCATGCCTCATATGAAGGCTGTATTGACATTAATCACGACAGCATTTCTATTAAAAAGTTTTATTCAAGAAACACCAATGCGAAGAGCATGTTTTGTGATAATGAAACGAACACTCCTAAGCTGTATGGAGCTCCTCTTACAGAAAACACCTATTTTAAAGATGGTATCAATGATCATATCATCCATGGCAGTAACAGCATCAATCCTGAAAAAAGAGGGTCTAAAGCTTCTTTTATCATTGATGAAGTTGTTGGCGGTGGCCAATCAAAAACCTTTGATTTCAGGCTGTCACCCCACGAGATGGATGAGCCTTTTTTTCAATTTGATGAAATCTTTACAACCCGGATTGCAGAAGCCAATGAATTTTATAATGAAGTTCAACATGATGTAACAAATGAGGATGAAAGAAATGTCCAGCGTCAGGCCTTTGCAGGATTGCTTTGGAACAAGCAATTTTATCATTACAATGTTGGTAAATGGCTGAAAGGAGATCCAAATTTTGATGCACCAAGAGATTTCAACCATTACGTAAGGAATACGGAATGGAATCATATGCATAATAAGGATATCATTTCCATGCCTGACAAATGGGAATACCCATGGTATGCCACGTGGGATCTCGCTTTTCATTGCGTTCCATACGCATTAATCGATGCACAGTTTGCAAAGAACCAGCTTCTATTGTTAACCAAGGAGTGGTATATGCATCCCAATGGACAGCTTCCCGCTTATGAGTGGAATTTAAGTGATGTAAATCCCCCTGTTCACGCATGGTCTTGTTTCAGGGTTTTTAAAATCGACGAGAAAACAAATGGTAAACCTGATTTATTATTTCTCGAAAAAGTTTTCCAAAAATTACTTCTGAATTTCACCTGGTGGGTCAACCGTAAAGATAAAAACGGGAAGAATATTTTCGGTGGTGGTTTTTTAGGGCTTGATAATATTGGAGCCTTCGACCGCAATATGGAACTGAAAGATGGTGAGCATCTGGAGCAGGCAGACGGTACAAGCTGGATGGCTATGTATGCACTGAATATGATGAGAATAGCAATGGAACTGGCTCAGTATTATCAGGTATATGAAGATATGGCTATTAAATTCTTTGAACATTATCTTTATATTGCTGAAGCCATGGAGAATATGGGTGATGGAAAAGAGGGATTATGGAATGAGGAAGATGGATTTTTCTATGATGTATTGCAATTGGCTGATGGAGAAAGTGTAACGCTCCGCCTGAGAAGTATCGTTGGCTTGATTCCTTTATTCGCTGTAGAAATTATTGATCATAGCTTATTGGAAAAAATGCCGAATTTCAAAATAAGAATGGAATGGGTATTGAAAAATAAGCCCGAGCTTACAAAATTAGTTTCCCATTGGGATGAAGAAGGACATGGCCGAAAACACCTGATGAGTATTTTACGTAAAAACAGGCTTTCAAAAGTATTAACCAGAATGCTTGATGAAAAGGAGTTTTTAAGTTCTTACGGAATCCGGGCAATGTCAAAAGTATATGAAGAGAATCCTTTTGTATTCTCTGTTCATGGTACGGAAAATATTGTTTACTATACCCCTGCAGAAAGCGACAGCAGGATGTTCGGTGGAAACAGTAACTGGAGAGGGCCCATCTGGTTCCCTATTAACTTCCTGATCGTTGAAAGCTTACAGCGTTTTCATTTTTACTACGGGAATAGCTTAAAAGTGGAATTACCAACAGGAAGCGGAGACAAGAGAAATCTCGATGAAGTAGCCCAAAATATCAGTAACAGACTATGTTCTATATTTTTAAAAGATGAAAATGGGCAGAGAGCGTTTAATGGTGGAAATAATAAATTCAATTATGATGAACACTTTAAAGATTACATCACTTTCTATGAGTATTTCCATGGAGATAATGGCCGGGGCGTTGGTGCCTCTCATCAAACAGGATGGACTGCCACTGTAGCGAAACTCATAAAACCCAGATAA
- a CDS encoding alpha/beta fold hydrolase, producing METELKHINLSYQTNSGKEYHIPLSYQIFGKDLFTAPVILINHALTGNSNISGENGWWKQLVGDGQVIDISMYTILCFNIPGNGFDDFLIEGYEDFTPSDIANIFLKGLESLNIKKLYAIIGGSLGGGIGWEMLVKNQQLAEIFIPIACDFKTHDWLHAQCLVQKFLLNGNDEPLQKARIHAMLCYRTPQSLNNRFQNKYNTEKQKLESEDWLEYHGNALNERFSLKSYKLMNHLLMNINADEEMLEGIQARMHMISVDTDLFFPASEIKACFEKLKGKKENVSYHEITSVHGHDAFLMEYKQLNNIIKTILSQKEIEQTRSFL from the coding sequence TTGGAAACAGAACTAAAACATATTAATCTTTCTTATCAAACAAATTCCGGAAAGGAATATCATATCCCGTTGAGCTATCAGATCTTCGGGAAAGACCTGTTTACTGCACCCGTTATTTTAATTAATCATGCCCTTACAGGGAACTCTAATATTTCAGGGGAAAATGGTTGGTGGAAACAATTGGTAGGAGATGGGCAGGTGATTGATATCAGTATGTATACAATTCTGTGTTTCAATATTCCCGGAAATGGGTTTGATGATTTTTTAATTGAAGGATACGAAGATTTTACCCCTTCAGACATAGCCAATATATTTTTAAAAGGTCTGGAATCTCTGAATATCAAAAAACTATATGCTATCATTGGAGGTTCTCTTGGAGGAGGAATAGGATGGGAAATGCTTGTTAAAAATCAACAGCTCGCTGAAATCTTTATTCCAATTGCCTGCGATTTCAAAACACACGATTGGCTGCATGCACAGTGTCTCGTTCAGAAGTTTTTATTGAATGGAAATGATGAACCGCTTCAAAAAGCAAGAATTCATGCCATGTTATGCTACAGGACGCCACAATCTTTAAACAATAGATTTCAAAATAAATACAATACCGAAAAGCAAAAACTGGAATCAGAAGATTGGCTTGAGTATCATGGAAATGCACTTAATGAAAGATTTAGTCTGAAATCCTACAAGCTGATGAACCATTTGTTGATGAATATTAACGCAGATGAAGAAATGTTGGAAGGTATCCAGGCACGAATGCACATGATCTCCGTTGATACAGATCTATTCTTTCCTGCTTCAGAAATCAAGGCTTGTTTTGAAAAACTGAAAGGTAAAAAAGAGAATGTTTCTTATCACGAGATCACCTCAGTTCATGGGCATGACGCCTTCCTAATGGAATATAAACAATTAAATAATATCATTAAAACCATTTTGTCACAGAAAGAAATTGAGCAAACTCGAAGCTTTTTGTAA
- a CDS encoding ACT domain-containing protein: protein MKNVNEIKFLKNRSIIKFEGEDFLGEIGIDGRIFKALTLARISVGVISQQAIENGISILVHENDSENAVNCLIDEFESERKSGKVSQIYSINNVSVLGFVVEDFNKLLTELARNNVFPLLLNQIASEKRVNIVVTSSQDEKTKNIIESEISKKPKTVHLAIIGHGNVGRTLIDQVLESSEEIKRRKKIDLKVVAVANSKKIAFNKKGFDNKWNDEVSVAESPSNVDELINFSKENQLENLIVVDNTASKDFVKNYHALAENGFDLVSSNKIFNTLPIEEYRKLRYTLNKNNRRYLYETNVGAGLPLIDTIKLLHLSGENITRIKGVFSGSLSYIFNNFSVRNDKFSTVIGEAMEKGFTEPDPREDLSGNDVARKLLILARELDLINEFNDINIQNLIPEDLLSIGKNEFISRLEELDAEYQNVKENQAADHVLRYVGDLHGDLQKEKGQLDVKLISVPATSALGQLKGSDSIFEIYTESYGENPIVIMGAGAGAQVTARGVFGDILRVSETK from the coding sequence ATGAAAAATGTTAACGAAATAAAATTTTTAAAAAATAGATCAATCATCAAATTTGAAGGAGAGGATTTCTTAGGAGAAATCGGAATCGATGGAAGAATATTTAAAGCACTTACTTTAGCACGAATTAGCGTTGGGGTCATTTCACAACAGGCCATAGAAAACGGGATATCCATTTTAGTTCACGAAAATGATTCTGAAAACGCAGTGAATTGCCTTATAGACGAATTTGAATCAGAAAGAAAGTCTGGAAAAGTATCCCAGATATATAGTATTAATAACGTTTCTGTTTTAGGATTTGTAGTGGAAGACTTTAATAAGTTATTGACTGAACTGGCCAGGAATAATGTTTTTCCTTTACTACTCAATCAAATTGCAAGCGAAAAAAGAGTGAATATAGTCGTTACTTCATCACAGGATGAGAAAACTAAAAACATCATTGAATCTGAAATATCGAAAAAACCTAAAACAGTTCATTTAGCAATTATTGGTCATGGAAATGTAGGGAGAACCTTAATTGATCAGGTGCTGGAATCTTCAGAGGAAATTAAGAGACGAAAAAAAATCGATCTTAAAGTAGTGGCTGTTGCCAATTCTAAAAAAATAGCATTCAACAAAAAAGGGTTTGATAATAAATGGAATGATGAGGTTTCAGTAGCGGAAAGCCCTTCTAATGTTGACGAACTTATCAATTTTTCAAAAGAAAATCAGTTAGAAAATCTAATCGTAGTTGATAACACGGCAAGTAAGGATTTTGTTAAAAATTATCATGCCTTAGCAGAAAATGGATTTGATCTGGTTTCTTCTAATAAGATTTTTAATACACTTCCTATCGAAGAATATCGTAAACTAAGATATACGTTAAATAAAAACAACAGACGATATCTTTATGAAACCAATGTTGGAGCGGGTTTGCCTTTAATTGATACGATTAAACTGTTACACCTTTCAGGAGAAAATATCACTAGGATTAAAGGGGTATTCTCGGGGTCTCTAAGTTATATTTTCAATAATTTCTCTGTAAGAAATGATAAGTTTTCAACAGTAATTGGCGAGGCAATGGAAAAAGGGTTTACTGAACCGGATCCACGCGAAGACCTTTCAGGAAATGATGTGGCAAGAAAACTTTTGATTCTTGCGAGAGAGCTTGATCTGATTAATGAATTCAACGATATTAATATTCAGAACTTAATTCCTGAAGATCTTCTTTCTATCGGGAAAAATGAATTCATTTCACGATTGGAAGAACTGGATGCAGAATATCAGAATGTCAAAGAAAATCAGGCCGCTGATCATGTATTACGTTACGTAGGTGATTTACATGGTGATTTGCAAAAAGAAAAGGGGCAGCTTGATGTTAAGTTGATTTCTGTTCCTGCAACATCAGCTTTAGGGCAATTAAAAGGTTCAGATTCTATTTTTGAAATCTATACAGAAAGCTATGGTGAAAACCCTATCGTAATTATGGGTGCCGGAGCAGGAGCTCAGGTAACTGCCAGAGGTGTTTTTGGAGACATTTTAAGAGTAAGCGAAACTAAATAA
- a CDS encoding O-succinylhomoserine sulfhydrylase has protein sequence MENFETSAIRTQTERSQFDEHSTPLYLTSSFIFQDAEDMRASFAEEKPKNLYSRFSNPNVTEFTDKIVKMEGAEAGYAFATGMAAIYSTFATLLNAGDHIVSCQSVFGSTHTLFTKYFPKWNIETTYFKAEDAENVEKLIQPNTKILYLETPTNPAIEILDLEFFGKIAKKHNLIFIVDNCFATPYLQQPIKYGADVVVHSATKLIDGQGRVLGGVAVGREDLIREIYLFARNTGPAMSPFNAWVLSKSLETLAIRVEKHCENALKVAEFLESHPNVELVKYPFLPSHPSYEVAKKQMKLGGNIVAFEIKGGIEGGRKFLDKIKMCSLSANLGDTRTIVTHPASTTHSKLTDEERNEVGITAGLVRCSVGLENVEDVIADLQQALD, from the coding sequence ATGGAAAATTTTGAAACATCTGCTATAAGAACGCAGACTGAAAGAAGTCAGTTTGATGAACATTCGACTCCGCTATATCTTACATCCAGTTTTATTTTTCAGGATGCAGAAGATATGAGAGCAAGTTTTGCAGAAGAAAAACCTAAAAATTTATACAGCAGATTCTCTAACCCAAACGTTACAGAATTCACCGATAAAATAGTAAAAATGGAAGGTGCGGAAGCTGGATACGCTTTTGCGACGGGAATGGCAGCTATTTATTCAACGTTTGCCACTTTACTGAATGCAGGTGATCATATTGTGAGCTGTCAGTCAGTTTTTGGATCTACACACACCTTATTTACAAAGTATTTCCCAAAATGGAATATTGAGACCACTTACTTCAAAGCAGAAGATGCAGAGAATGTTGAAAAGCTTATACAGCCTAATACAAAAATTTTATATCTCGAGACTCCAACGAATCCTGCAATTGAAATTTTAGACCTTGAGTTTTTTGGTAAAATTGCTAAAAAACATAATCTGATATTTATTGTAGATAATTGTTTTGCAACGCCTTATCTGCAACAGCCTATTAAATATGGTGCAGATGTTGTTGTTCATTCTGCAACCAAATTAATCGATGGACAAGGACGGGTACTAGGTGGAGTTGCAGTAGGAAGAGAGGATCTGATAAGAGAAATCTATCTTTTTGCTAGAAATACAGGTCCTGCAATGTCTCCTTTCAATGCATGGGTTTTATCTAAAAGTTTAGAAACATTGGCAATCAGAGTAGAAAAACATTGTGAAAATGCCTTGAAGGTAGCTGAGTTTTTGGAAAGTCACCCTAATGTAGAGCTTGTAAAATATCCATTTTTACCTTCTCACCCAAGCTATGAAGTAGCAAAAAAACAGATGAAGCTGGGAGGAAATATTGTAGCTTTTGAAATAAAAGGAGGAATCGAAGGAGGAAGAAAATTTCTGGATAAAATAAAAATGTGCTCATTATCTGCAAACTTGGGAGATACCAGAACGATTGTTACACATCCTGCCTCTACTACACATTCGAAATTAACTGATGAAGAGAGAAATGAAGTAGGAATTACAGCGGGTCTTGTTCGTTGTTCTGTAGGGTTGGAAAATGTAGAAGATGTTATTGCAGATCTGCAACAGGCTCTGGATTAA
- a CDS encoding homocysteine S-methyltransferase family protein, which produces MKNSEQLNKALSERILILDGAMGTMLQRYKFEEEDYRGERFKDYPHLVKGNNDLLSLTQPHAIEEVHKKYLEAGADIIETNTFSGTTIAMADYHMEDLVYELNYESAKIARKACDEFTAINPDKPRFVAGSIGPTNRTASLSPDVNDPGYRAITFDELRIAYKQQSEALLDGGSDILLVETIFDTLNAKAALFAIDEIQDERGIQIPIMVSGTITDASGRTLSGQTAEAFLISVSHLNLLSVGFNCALGANQLTPYLETLAHNSDFYVSAYPNAGLPNAFGKYDETPEFMAEQIREYVEKKLINIIGGCCGTTPDHIKAIADLVEKYEPRKVNKYNNVSL; this is translated from the coding sequence ATGAAAAATTCAGAACAATTAAATAAAGCACTTTCAGAAAGAATTTTAATTCTTGACGGAGCAATGGGAACAATGCTTCAACGATACAAGTTTGAAGAAGAAGACTATCGGGGGGAACGTTTCAAAGATTATCCGCATTTAGTAAAAGGAAACAATGACCTGCTTTCTCTTACACAGCCTCATGCTATTGAAGAAGTCCATAAAAAGTATCTTGAAGCAGGAGCCGATATCATTGAAACCAATACTTTTTCGGGAACGACGATTGCTATGGCAGATTATCATATGGAAGACCTGGTGTATGAGCTGAATTATGAATCAGCAAAAATTGCCAGAAAGGCTTGTGATGAGTTCACCGCAATAAATCCTGATAAACCAAGATTTGTCGCAGGATCTATAGGTCCTACCAACAGAACTGCCAGCCTGAGTCCTGATGTGAATGATCCAGGATATCGTGCCATCACTTTTGATGAATTAAGAATCGCGTACAAGCAACAATCTGAAGCTCTTTTAGATGGTGGATCTGATATTTTGCTGGTAGAAACGATTTTCGACACACTCAATGCAAAAGCTGCTTTATTTGCCATTGATGAAATTCAGGATGAAAGAGGAATACAAATTCCTATTATGGTATCCGGGACGATTACTGATGCTTCGGGAAGGACTTTGAGTGGTCAGACTGCAGAAGCTTTTTTAATTTCAGTTTCACATCTGAACTTGCTAAGTGTTGGTTTCAATTGTGCCTTAGGGGCTAATCAGCTGACTCCTTATCTTGAAACATTGGCTCATAATTCAGATTTCTATGTTTCTGCTTACCCTAATGCAGGACTGCCTAATGCCTTTGGGAAATATGATGAGACTCCGGAATTTATGGCGGAGCAGATAAGAGAATATGTAGAAAAAAAATTGATCAATATCATTGGAGGCTGCTGTGGAACAACCCCAGATCATATAAAAGCGATTGCTGATCTTGTGGAAAAATATGAACCAAGAAAGGTTAATAAATATAACAATGTATCTCTCTGA